GAAACAGGCGCACGTCTCCCGCTTGACGAGTCAGCACAATCCGCTGGTAAGGCGACTGGATACGGCTGATCACCGGAGCATTGTAGAGTGTGTTTTCCAAGCGATCGCCCAATGGCACAGTTAGCGGAGCCAAGGCAAAAAGGCCAAAACAAACCACTAGCCCCCAGCGCCGCCAACGTCGTAGTTGGGGAAACGTTCGACCGAGGGCAAACACCACCAGAGCAGGTAACGCCCCAATCAATGCCGCCGATGGAAACATCCCTACTGTCGGTAACAAAATCACAGGCAGCGCCAACGACCCCACCAGTGCGCCCAAGTAATCCAGCGCTAAAACCCCAGAGAGAGCATCTCGTACTCCCGCCTCTTGCTCCAAAATTCGAGTCAGCAGCGGCACTTCCAAACCTGCCAGGGTGCCCAACAGCAACGTCACTAGAAACAAGCCAATCCAGACAGGCCCGTTGACCACAAATAGAATGAACAAGCTCAGTGGCAACAGCGCACTCAGCGGGGCGATCGCGAGTTCAATCTGAGCAAAAGTATTTAAGAGTTGCTGCTGCTCCTGCCGCAGGCGATCGCTCTCTGCCTGAACTCCTACTAATTCATTGGCTGAGTCAGGAACAGCAATGAATCGGCTCAAATAAGACCCAACTCCCATTGCGGCTAAAAAGCCACCCACTGCCACCCCGTAAGCGAGTGCTTGATTGCCAACTAAGTAGCTCGCCAAAGTGCCCAGCAGCAGTTCAATCGCTAAGCCACAACTGGAAGAAATTGCCGTTGCTGCCAACAACAAATGCCGCTGCCGCCGACTTAGGCTGAGGTTTTCTGGCTCCCCAGCCTGCATGGTCGCTTGCCCTAATACCATTTTATTTGCCTGCTCCAGGTCCACCCCCACGAAACTCACCATAGCTAGTGCGTTCGGGGCCAGGAATCCAAGTGCGGTTGTGGTAGCGACCCGATAAACTGGTGCCGTAACGGGGCCAATACATCGGTTGCCGTTCTTCTCGGAGGTGTAGCGAGGAACTTTGGGTGTACCCAGCAGTAAGAGTAATGCCTGTAACTAGGAGAGACGCGATCGCAAATGCAGGAGTCATAATGCACAATCTCTAACTTGCAAAAAATATCTACAGGAACTCGGTCAAGTCGTCTTCAGGTGAATCACCTCAGGCAAGCCCAAAGTTTTGGCTCCGTCCCTTACCGCTAATGTGGTTTTATCAATCGGGCCGTCGGGAACCACTTCGGCGTAGAAACCATAGGAACTGCGTGGCTCTAGTAGAAAGAACAGGGTGAGGGTGCCAGTGCCTTCATCTACTTTGCCGTTTTCTTTGGACAAGCTGAGATTGACTGGAAACGAATTGGTATAGATCTGCTCACCATTCTGGTCTTTGACAAACAACTCGACTTGCAACGCTTCCGGAGAAGTTTCGTCAGAGGTAATGTCCACGGTGACCCGCACCAGGCGATCGCTCCCACCCATCACCCCGCGATCGCCCACATCGCTGTCTGGGATAGTTTTTTCGATGACCTGAGCACCTGTAAGCGGAACAGCGATTAGCGACAACAGAGCTAAGCTGGCAGTGCCGATTAATCCAGCCCAGAGATAGCGGCCATCCACCACCCCATTCTGTACCGTGACTGTGATCGGCACAGGTTGATCAATTTCTTGCCCAGAGGTGCTGGTATAGTCCAAAACCTGAATGGCGATCGTAATGGGTTCGGATTGGTTAGGGCGCACATCCAGACCACCTGACAAATCCGACTCTTGCCAAGTACCTGATTCGCCTTCTTCACTCCAGGTGCCCGACTCATTCCAGGCTTGCTTAATACCGCTCGCAAGTAAGTTACCTTGGCGATCGCGCAGTTGGATTTCGTAAGTAACCCAATGATTGTCTGGAACTATAGCTTCGGTCTCGATTCGCAAAGCTCCAATCGGTGTTTTTTCGACCTGAATGGGTTGGAGTTCTGCCGCTTCCTCTGGGTCTACATTCAGGCTAGTGGCGAGCAACGTCTTGCCGACAAAACCAGCATTGATTAACCCCAGCAACATCACTACCGCTGTCGCCAAGGTTAAGTAAGGCCAAGGGTCTATAAAGCGGCCCATCCGCTGGGTTTGTACTTGTACAGACATAAGCTTTCCTCAACTTGCAGTGATTCACCAAGGCCACTCAAGCACTCCACGCTAAAGCACCCCAGTAAAATCTAGAGTTCCCAGCCGAAATGCTGCTTACTAATAGTGCCAATACATTTTCAGTAGCCCAATTTCCGCAATTCCCCAGTGAAGCGGAAGAGAATGCGACTAGCAGCTAGCTAAGGAAGGTAATCACTTTTTAGGCTCAATAGGCGACTAAATTCCTTTTTGACTGCCTTGTAACACTCGCAGGCTGATGCTTCTAGCCGTTCGCGGTCTAGAATCCGAATCTTGCCGCGACTGTAGGTAATCAACTGCTCTTGCTGGAGCTGTAGAGCTGCTTCTGTCACTCCGGAGCGCCTCACTCCTAACATCGTTGCCAAGAACTCCTGAGTTAAAGCCAACTCGTCTGAACCCACCCCATCACTACTCATCAGTAGCCAGCGACAGAGCCGCGTTTTTATGGCGTGATGGCGGTTACAAGCGGCTGATTGGGAAGCAACAACCAGGACGGTGTGGGTATAACGGTGAATCAGGTCATAGAAGTCTCCTCGGCGATCGAAGGCCGCTTTGGCAATGTCTGACCTAACTCGTATGCCCTGCCCAGGAATCTGGACCATGTTCTGCATCGGAGTGATACCCGCATCCAAGAAGACAGGTAAACCCACAACGCCTTCACAGCCAACCGAACCAGACTCTATACTTGCTCCATCCTCCAACACTGTCACCAAAGAAGCGAGTGCCGTAGTTGGAAAGTAGACGTCGGGAATCGGCTCGTAGGGCAAGATCAGCGGTTGACCATGAGTCAGCTCCACCTCTTCTAGATGAGGACGCAGAAATTCCAGCTCTTCACTGGCTAATCTAGCCAACAAGCGATTTTTGATTTGCTGTCCTCTTAATAGTCGATTTGATGTTAAGTCCATCTGGCTTTATAGATAGAAGAGTGACAGGCCATTAAACGCAGCTAAGTTGAGAACTTTGAACCATTTGAATTCAAAGTGGTCTTTAAGCTATCAAACTCTACTGGGAACTAAATAACCCCGCCGAAGCAGGTATTCCCAACTCTTACTTTAACTAGCTATCACAACAAAACTGGCTCTGGTACGATTGCAGCCTGTGTGATCGCCCATACAGTCTTATAATTAAGTCTACAGCGACTCAGTAGTTCGATCGACTACTACAGCCCTCCTAGGCACGTCCCTAAAATGACCTCGGTTCTATGCAGGAATTTTGGTGCAGAATCAACCGATTACCTTCTGGATCGTAGGCATAGATTTCACGACCATGAGTAGTCACAATGATTTCACCTGGCGGAGGAGCGGCGATCGCTTCTAGATGAGAAATCGCTGCTTCTAAATCTTCCACTTCCAGACACAGGCTCATACCACTATGCTCTGGAGATTGAAACTCTGGCTGATGGCTAGTTTTCGGCTGAAAAATTCCTAGTCTTAAGCCAGGAAGCTGAAACTCGGCGTAGCTATTAGGCAGGTGCAGGTAAGGGCGTTGCTGTAAGAGTTGGCAATAGAACTCCAGCAAGCGATCGAAATTAGTCGCAGCGATCGTAACCCAAGCAGTTTGACAACGCATGATACTTTTGTTGATGACCCAAGCTTTGAATCGTATAAGTGCGATCGTGGCTTTTTCATAAAATAAACCGCACGAGGCGTTAAGTTTAACGCTTCATACGGCGAACAATATCAAGCTAGATTACTAAACGGCCAAAATCTTTGCTGGGTTTCAGCTCGGATGATTAGCTAAGCGATCGCCCCTTGAACCAGCAGGCCAGCCGAGCTAGAGGGATGCCGCTTCCACAACCTCATCTTCTAATTTAGTTTTAGCTTGCTGAAATTCTTGACCGAGTTGCTTGAGCTGCTGCTCATCCATGCAGTCTCGCGCCGCCTCAAATATTTCAGACTCTTCTTCCTGCACATGATGCAGAACCGCTTTCTTCAATTCCGCAATTTTCGCCTTAAATTCAGGTAGGTCAGGGCTGAGGGCTTTAATTTCTTCTAGAAGTGCAGCCGCCTCTCCATGCTCCGATTCCGCTTCCTCAATCATTTCGTCCGTATCTTCATATTCTCTTAGCCCCGGATAGAAGACGAGTTCCTCAGCGCGAGAATGTAGATTGAGTTCTTTATAGAGTTGGTTAAAGAGTTGGTACAACTGCCCTAAATTAGCTGCACTCTCGATTTTAGAAAAGAGCTGCTCAACTTCGCGGTGATCCGTTGCGATCAATTCCAAAATGTCTTGGTTCTTGCCCTTGGCCATCGTTTGCAACTCCTTGGGTGTTGCGACTTGCAAAATTGAGAAAATTCCCACCACCGGAGTGGTGGGAACGTTGAGGTTATTGAGGTTTGCTATACAGGTGATATTTCAAATGCAACCAATAACTACTTCATAGAAGCAGACATTTGGTCTTGCAGTTGGCTCTTAGCAGACTTGAATTGAGTTGCCAATTGCTCAGACTGATCGCTGCTAAGGTTATTGCGAATGGCTGCAAACATGGTGCTCTCTTCTTGACGGATGTGGTCGCCCACAGCTTCCATCAGTTGACGCACTTTATCTTTGAACTCAGAAGAAGCAGGGCTGAGCGCCTTGATTTGATCAAGCATGCGCTTCATCTCAGCTTGCTCGTCATACAATTCCTGAGTGTCATTTTGACCGTAGAAGGGACGAACCGCAGGATAAACCACGCGCTCTTCTGCTTCAGCATGAACGCTCAAGTCTTTGTAGAGTTGACCGAAGTACTCTTGGATCTTCTGAGGATCGTTAGAACCCAAGATTTCGGTAAACAGAGTATTGGTCTTGTTATGATCCAGGCGGATAATGTCCTGGATGTTCATGTCATCCTTGCTGGAGTTTTGGGTGACGACGCTGCCAGCTACACCAGAGAGGGCTGCAACTGCGTCTTGTACCCGTGCCCACAGACCTTGGTCGGCTTCTTGTCCGGTGAGTTCGCGTACACCCAGCACTTCTAGCACGCCTTTAAGTTGCTCTTGGTGAGCCCGGTTTTCGAAGTTGATGGTGTTGAGGGGAGTAATTGCCATTTCCACGTCAGCACCCACTTTCTGGGCTGCTTTGTGGACAATCAGGCCGCTCATGACTTGCTGGTGCTTGAGAAGTTCGTGCTGGAACACTTTCTCAAAAATGCTCAGCTCAGAACCACCCATTAACTGCTGGAGCTTGTCCACAAACTCACGGATGGTTTGCTTAGGCTCAGCTTTGATCCCGTATTGCACAATCACGGTTTCCAGAACGCCCATGTTCTTCTGGTCATCCTTGAGCATTTCTTGGAAACGATGGCGAATATCTTGATCATTGATTTCGCTGATGAATCTTTGCTCATTAGCGATGAGCAGCTCTTGAACAGCTTTAATATCAGCTAGCTTGGTACCAATCATCATCCGCTTTGTATCATCAAGCGTTGTTACCATTTTTAGGTTCTCCTCTTCAATAATCATAGGATCAGGACTATCCTTGAGATTACTCAGGCGCTTCAATGGCTTCATCCTTCTCTCGACTGAGAAGAATAGTGATTCAATAGGTAGAAGACTAGTTTTTGGGCCGCACAAAGGCAATTAGATTCTGATAGATTGATAAGAAATAATTAAAGTAATTTGTATAGCTTATTAGTAGTTTTAAGCCTGTATTTTTAAGTTACCCTAGCACCCTAGAGAATCGTGGTAGCAGCCCTACAGAATCGTGGAGAATCGTGAAATCATAGGCTAGGTACAAATGATTAATCTGGTTTATCCGTCATCTGCCCAAAGGGGTGATATAGACAGAGTAAATCTATATTCTTTTGCTGATACTTCTTTTTAGAGCGATATTCATAAACTATAAAAAGTTATTTTTTGCTGAACTTAATCCACTTTTTTAGCAACTTCTTAGATTCTGAATTAAACGCCGATTAGATGCTGCATCTTCCCTCAAACTTATTAGTTATATAGCTAGCTATATAACTCGGCTTAAGGAAAGCTTTCGGTTGTTTTTCGCTCGTTTCAAGCAGTGACTCGCGCGATCGCCAAACCAAAGCTACTTCCCATCCCCTCATCTACTCATCCACTTTAATTGATTTAGGATTACGCCCTCGGAGCCCGATTTCATGGAAATATACGACGTTGTCATTATTGGTGCAGGCCACAACGGTTTGGTCTGTGCCGCTTACTTACTCAAAGCTGGCTATAGCGTTCTCCTGCTAGAAAAGCGTTCGGTGCCTGGGGGGGCCGCAACCACAGAGGAAGCACTCCCCCAAGAAGCCCCTGGTTTTCAGTTCAATCTCTGTGCGATCGACCATGAATTTATCCACTTAGGCCCGGTCGTAGAGGAACTGGAACTAGAAAAATATGGCTTGGAATACCTTTATTGTGACCCCGTTGTCTTCTGTCCTCACCCTGACGGCAAGTACTTTTTAGGCCACCGCTCGGTCGAAAAG
This region of Trichocoleus desertorum NBK24 genomic DNA includes:
- a CDS encoding polyamine aminopropyltransferase, whose protein sequence is MVLGQATMQAGEPENLSLSRRQRHLLLAATAISSSCGLAIELLLGTLASYLVGNQALAYGVAVGGFLAAMGVGSYLSRFIAVPDSANELVGVQAESDRLRQEQQQLLNTFAQIELAIAPLSALLPLSLFILFVVNGPVWIGLFLVTLLLGTLAGLEVPLLTRILEQEAGVRDALSGVLALDYLGALVGSLALPVILLPTVGMFPSAALIGALPALVVFALGRTFPQLRRWRRWGLVVCFGLFALAPLTVPLGDRLENTLYNAPVISRIQSPYQRIVLTRQAGDVRLFLDGDLQFSTLDEYRYHEALVHPAMSASRDRRRVLLMGAGDGLALREVLKWPEVERVLLVDLDAAVINLARRHPFLVQANAHALDDPRVEVRQADAFLTVPTLPETFDVIIADFPDPDRDTLAKLYAQGFYQRLLTRLAPAGVLVTQASSPFFAPRAFACVAATLESVGLSVHPYITDVPSFGPWGFVLAMRDPLQAATLKLPVDTKFLTEPLLQQLFQLPKDVQLGNVEINRLANPVLVKYQADPRWAAYH
- a CDS encoding Crp/Fnr family transcriptional regulator is translated as MDLTSNRLLRGQQIKNRLLARLASEELEFLRPHLEEVELTHGQPLILPYEPIPDVYFPTTALASLVTVLEDGASIESGSVGCEGVVGLPVFLDAGITPMQNMVQIPGQGIRVRSDIAKAAFDRRGDFYDLIHRYTHTVLVVASQSAACNRHHAIKTRLCRWLLMSSDGVGSDELALTQEFLATMLGVRRSGVTEAALQLQQEQLITYSRGKIRILDRERLEASACECYKAVKKEFSRLLSLKSDYLP
- a CDS encoding VOC family protein, which gives rise to MRCQTAWVTIAATNFDRLLEFYCQLLQQRPYLHLPNSYAEFQLPGLRLGIFQPKTSHQPEFQSPEHSGMSLCLEVEDLEAAISHLEAIAAPPPGEIIVTTHGREIYAYDPEGNRLILHQNSCIEPRSF
- a CDS encoding hemerythrin domain-containing protein; this encodes MGIFSILQVATPKELQTMAKGKNQDILELIATDHREVEQLFSKIESAANLGQLYQLFNQLYKELNLHSRAEELVFYPGLREYEDTDEMIEEAESEHGEAAALLEEIKALSPDLPEFKAKIAELKKAVLHHVQEEESEIFEAARDCMDEQQLKQLGQEFQQAKTKLEDEVVEAASL
- a CDS encoding hemerythrin domain-containing protein, which produces MVTTLDDTKRMMIGTKLADIKAVQELLIANEQRFISEINDQDIRHRFQEMLKDDQKNMGVLETVIVQYGIKAEPKQTIREFVDKLQQLMGGSELSIFEKVFQHELLKHQQVMSGLIVHKAAQKVGADVEMAITPLNTINFENRAHQEQLKGVLEVLGVRELTGQEADQGLWARVQDAVAALSGVAGSVVTQNSSKDDMNIQDIIRLDHNKTNTLFTEILGSNDPQKIQEYFGQLYKDLSVHAEAEERVVYPAVRPFYGQNDTQELYDEQAEMKRMLDQIKALSPASSEFKDKVRQLMEAVGDHIRQEESTMFAAIRNNLSSDQSEQLATQFKSAKSQLQDQMSASMK